The proteins below are encoded in one region of Oncorhynchus masou masou isolate Uvic2021 chromosome 15, UVic_Omas_1.1, whole genome shotgun sequence:
- the LOC135555881 gene encoding uncharacterized protein LOC135555881 translates to MCTFCVLRASQSWRYPKQMTYQEALTCQISDHQLECQYLLLCLYHADEEHIAVADPCINVRNYTSVIKSPIWLDRVVEKLQQNLYQSVQHFVSDVLLIFTNCATFNRDNAEFRVMGERLKDLFEREFKSTFSIQLQHPTASNSQ, encoded by the exons ATGTGTACATTCTGTGTACTGAGGGCCAGTCAGTCGTGGCGCTACCCCAAACAAATGACCTACCAGGAAGCCTTAACCTGCCAAATCTCAGACCACCAACTG GAATGCCAGtacctcctgctgtgtctgtacCATGCGGACGAGGAACACATCGCTGTGGCAGATCCTTGCATCAAT GTGAGAAACTACACCAGTGTGATAAAGTCCCCTATATGGCTGGACAGGGTTGTGGAGAAGCTGCAGCAGAATCTCTACCAGTCGGTGCAACACTTTGTGTCTGATGTGTTGCTTATCTTCACCAACTGTGCCACATTTAACAGG GACAATGCAGAGTTCCGTGTGATGGGTGAAAGATTGAAGGATCTATTTGAGAGAGAGTTCAAGAGTACATTCAGCATCCAACTTCAGCATCCAACTGCATCCAACAGCCAGTAG